A genome region from Paludibacterium sp. B53371 includes the following:
- the rph gene encoding ribonuclease PH, whose product MKRSADRSAATLRPVRLTRHFTRHAEGSVLVEFGDTRVICTASVEEGVPGFLKGKGQGWVTAEYGMLPRSTGSRMRREAAAGKQSGRTQEIQRLIGRSLRAVIDLGKLGERQIVIDCDVIQADGGTRTASITGAYVALADAVAGLLRDGKLQENPLRDHVAAVSVGIVDGQALLDLDYVEDSGCETDMNVVMTGSGRFIEVQGTAEGEPFSRAEMDQLLDLAGQGIAELIALQKQALAQA is encoded by the coding sequence ATGAAGAGATCTGCCGACCGTTCCGCGGCCACCTTGCGTCCGGTGCGCCTGACCCGCCATTTCACCCGCCATGCGGAAGGCTCGGTGCTGGTCGAGTTTGGGGATACCCGGGTGATCTGTACCGCCAGTGTCGAGGAGGGGGTACCCGGTTTTCTCAAGGGTAAGGGGCAGGGCTGGGTGACGGCGGAATATGGCATGTTGCCGCGCTCGACCGGCAGCCGCATGCGGCGCGAAGCCGCGGCGGGCAAGCAGTCTGGGCGTACACAGGAAATTCAGCGTCTGATCGGTCGCTCGCTGCGGGCCGTCATCGATCTGGGCAAGTTGGGCGAGCGCCAGATCGTGATCGATTGCGACGTGATCCAGGCCGATGGCGGGACGCGTACCGCGAGCATTACCGGTGCCTACGTGGCCCTGGCGGATGCCGTTGCCGGTCTGCTGCGCGACGGTAAGTTGCAGGAAAACCCTTTGCGTGACCATGTGGCAGCGGTGTCGGTGGGCATTGTCGACGGACAGGCCTTGCTGGATCTGGATTACGTCGAGGATTCAGGCTGCGAAACGGACATGAATGTGGTGATGACCGGCAGTGGCCGTTTCATTGAAGTGCAGGGCACGGCAGAAGGCGAGCCCTTCAGCCGGGCGGAAATGGATCAGTTGCTGGATCTGGCAGGGCAGGGGATCGCCGAACTGATCGCTCTGCAAAAGCAGGCTCTGGCTCAAGCGTAA
- a CDS encoding serine protease, translated as MKLRLLGLALAAMTSSLPVAAHKLTREQLTLFFGKDDRVAVGPSGMPWQTIGRLQTMGGLQCTATLVAPDVALTAGHCFVSARGQLDPAQDFTIGLKGEQYAKRVAITKVMVNRQLLRGLIHKRDGVYVPESVARYDYAFVRLAEPLGNTYGYLPVFGGSRADLSKALAKINKRMVHVGYPEDTQGVMMAHKSCLATDLHRDGRLGHRCDTLPGDSGSPMLATIDGKTVVIAIQSSAPNASDRYRADNMSLTAPVFYNSLQRFIQKK; from the coding sequence ATGAAATTGCGTTTACTGGGTCTGGCATTGGCAGCAATGACAAGCAGCCTGCCTGTCGCCGCCCATAAACTCACTCGCGAACAGCTCACCCTGTTTTTCGGCAAGGACGATCGTGTCGCCGTCGGCCCTTCGGGCATGCCCTGGCAGACCATCGGTCGCCTGCAGACCATGGGCGGCTTGCAGTGTACCGCGACACTGGTCGCTCCCGACGTCGCACTGACGGCAGGCCACTGCTTCGTCAGCGCGCGCGGTCAACTCGATCCGGCGCAGGACTTTACCATCGGTCTGAAGGGTGAGCAGTACGCCAAGCGAGTCGCCATCACCAAGGTCATGGTCAACCGGCAACTGCTGCGCGGCCTGATCCACAAGCGCGATGGCGTATATGTGCCGGAAAGTGTGGCGCGCTATGACTATGCCTTTGTCCGCCTGGCGGAACCGCTGGGCAACACCTATGGCTACCTGCCGGTCTTCGGCGGCTCCCGCGCCGATCTGAGCAAGGCGCTGGCCAAAATCAACAAGCGCATGGTGCATGTCGGCTATCCGGAAGATACCCAGGGGGTGATGATGGCGCACAAGAGCTGCCTGGCCACCGACCTGCATCGCGACGGCCGCCTGGGACACCGCTGTGACACCCTGCCGGGGGACAGTGGCTCGCCCATGCTGGCAACCATTGACGGCAAGACCGTGGTCATCGCCATCCAGAGCTCGGCCCCCAATGCCAGCGATCGCTACCGTGCGGACAATATGTCGCTGACCGCGCCGGTGTTCTACAACTCGCTGCAGCGCTTCATCCAGAAGAAATGA
- the rstB gene encoding two-component system sensor histidine kinase RstB, translating to MRKLFIQFYLLLIGCFLVAVILVGVVYKQAVDKVGERYLSDLLRTTLSLIETELRGVPQELWLEKLSQDDHRFTFHVKLERESAYDLDDASRAALARGEIVMLENNYLFLQKIENSDYVLVAGPLRYLFFLHQLKWFDYALLVLIGLSLAFPVLFWMRPHWRDLMTLEQTATRLAHGHFSARARLPESSGVRRVGQAFNRMADSIAELLASKKALTNAVAHELRTPLARLRYRLELMDDADSPAHQAMVRDLEEIDKLIEELLLHAKLDRPEAPLTPSTFDAASWLDDRVAAQVALAPQLQWQRQALAAGAEAITADQHLLTRVVDNLLSNARRYTNTLVRVSLRLENGQHILVVDDDGPGIAPEDRERVFSPFVRLDSSRHRSTGGHGLGLAIVERIARAHRGQVRIDTSPEGGARFIFSWPEGLLLHSVTRGNKQRLDAPPGGD from the coding sequence ACCACGCTGTCGCTGATCGAAACCGAGCTGCGCGGCGTGCCGCAGGAACTGTGGCTGGAGAAGCTGTCGCAGGACGACCACCGCTTTACTTTCCACGTCAAACTGGAACGCGAGAGTGCCTACGACCTCGACGATGCCTCGCGTGCCGCCCTGGCGCGCGGCGAGATCGTCATGCTGGAAAACAACTACCTGTTCCTGCAAAAGATCGAAAACAGCGACTATGTGCTGGTCGCCGGACCGCTGCGCTATCTGTTCTTCCTGCATCAGCTGAAATGGTTCGACTATGCCCTGCTGGTGCTGATCGGCCTGTCCCTGGCCTTCCCTGTGCTGTTCTGGATGCGCCCCCACTGGCGCGATCTGATGACGCTGGAGCAGACCGCCACCCGGCTGGCGCACGGCCATTTTTCCGCGCGGGCCCGCCTGCCGGAGAGTTCTGGCGTACGCCGGGTCGGCCAGGCCTTCAACCGCATGGCCGACAGCATCGCCGAACTGCTGGCCAGCAAGAAGGCACTGACCAATGCCGTGGCTCATGAGCTGCGCACCCCGCTGGCCCGTCTGCGCTATCGGCTGGAGCTGATGGACGATGCCGACTCGCCGGCGCATCAGGCCATGGTGCGAGACCTGGAGGAAATCGACAAACTCATCGAAGAGCTGCTGCTGCACGCCAAGCTGGACCGTCCGGAAGCCCCGCTCACCCCCAGCACCTTTGATGCCGCCAGCTGGCTGGATGATCGCGTCGCCGCCCAGGTCGCACTGGCCCCGCAACTGCAATGGCAGCGGCAGGCGCTGGCAGCGGGCGCCGAGGCCATTACCGCCGATCAGCACCTGCTGACCCGCGTCGTGGACAACCTGCTCTCCAATGCGCGCCGCTATACCAACACCCTGGTGCGCGTCTCGCTGCGACTGGAAAACGGTCAGCATATTCTGGTGGTGGATGATGACGGTCCGGGCATCGCACCGGAAGACCGCGAACGGGTGTTCTCGCCTTTCGTCCGGCTCGACAGCAGCCGCCACCGCAGCACGGGCGGACATGGCCTGGGCCTGGCCATTGTCGAGCGCATTGCCCGTGCACACCGCGGCCAGGTCCGTATCGACACCTCGCCGGAAGGCGGCGCTCGTTTCATTTTCAGTTGGCCGGAAGGACTGCTTTTACATTCAGTTACACGGGGAAACAAACAGCGCCTAGACGCTCCACCGGGTGGTGATTAG